The genomic DNA CCAGGCATACCAGAAACAGTATGATCCCGAGCAGGATTTTAAGTAAAATCTTTCCTATATGTTTAGCTGAAGCGATAATTCTTAGATTTAAGTGCTGTATTGCCTTACGTATTTATAAATAGAAGGATTGAGCAGCAAGGCCAAATAGTAGCTACTTTTTACAAAATTTCTCTGCTTCAGCGCCTTAAAGAGAAAGAGAGACCCTGCTTCTACTTTAAATTGTGCTATTTTATTGGCGTATTTCGCTTCCTTTATAAGTATAAACCATTAAGTATAAACTTCACTGTGGGCCGATATCTGAAGACTTTGATACATAAGCTTCAGGTAAGCAGCTATAACGTGACAACCTATTTTGCTGCAGAAAAGCTAGTATGTTCCCAATGGAGCGCTCCTTTTATATAAGTTATACTTACAGCATCAGGTTTTTAATATCTGCTTGGCAATACCTTAAGCAAATGGGCTTGTAAGTATGTGAATGTAGTAACCTGGCCCATCAGACTGCTGATACTGCTGTGCTTAAGATGCGCTGTTTTGTAACCGGATAATGTAGCCTTCGTCTCCACCCATACTTACGGTATTGCTCACAACGGTGCCCTCCAGCTCCGGAGAGGTAGCCAGCTCGATCTTGCCGCTAAAGGAATAGTGCGCAGGCCGGAAGTAGCAGGGCCGGTGCGTGAGGTTGAGCAGAATAAGAAAGCAGGTATCGCCATGATTGCGGGTATAAGCAAGCATCTGCTGATCGGAATATACCGGTGCATAGGTACCTACATTCAAAGCGGGTTCCTGCTGGCGCAAGGCTATCAGCCTGCGGTAGAGCGAGAGCATCGAATAGGGCTTCTGCCGTTGTGCTTCCACGTTTACCCGCCTATACGCGGCGGGTAGCCGGAGCCAGGGTTTTCCGGTTGTAAATCCCGCGCCCGCGGCGCTGCTCCATTGCATGGGCGTTCGTTCCGGGTCGCGGCTCAGGTTCAGGTCAGGCATATTGAGGCCCTGCGGGTCCTGTACTTCATCCGGCGGAATGGGCACATCGCGCATCCCGATTTCATCGCCATAGTATACAGTTGGTGTGCCCCGTAGTGTCAGCAGCAGCAGGGCGGCCACCCGCGCCTGCGATTTGCCAACGCGGCTGGTGATGCGAGGTTGGTCGTGGTTACCCAGCACCCAGTTCGGCCAGCCATCGGGCGGCAGTGCACCTTCATACTGGTCGATGGCCGCTGCGATCTCCCGCGCATCCCAGCGGCTCTGGAGCAGCAGAAAGTTGAACGGGAGGTGGGCGCCTTTCCCATCGGTGCCATAATAGGTCATCAGCTTCTGGATGGGCAGGTAAATTTCCCCGATCATCATCCGTTCCTCATAGCTATCCATGACTTTGCGCATCATCTGCACAATAGTATGTACCTCCGGCTGGTCGGTAGAGAAAGCAGGAATAAGCTTTTCGTAGGTGGCCATGTGGGGTTGGTAGTTGGGGTTTTCCGGGTTGTTGCGCAGCTGCTTGTCCTTGATCATGTGCCACATCACATCGATCCGGAAGCCATCTACGCCTTTTTCGAGCCAGAAACGCATCACCTGTAGCATGGCTTCCTGCACTTCGGGGTTGCGCCAGTTCAGGTCGGGTTGCTCTTTAAGGAAGGCGTGGTAATAATACTGCTGTGTTTTCTCATCCCACTCCCAGCCGCTGCCTCCGAACATGCTCAGCCAGTTGTTAGGCTCTTTGCCGTTTGATCCCGGGTTTTCCCAGATATACCAGTCGCGTTTGGGGTTGTCGCGGGAGGAGCGGGACGCCAGAAACCAGGGGTGCTGGTCGGAAGTATGGTTTGGTACCAGATCAAGTATAAGTTTCATGTCGCGTTGGTGCACTTCCTGCAGCAGCAGGTCGAAGTCGGCCATGGAGCCGAAAAGCGAATGGATGCCGCAATAATCAGAAATGTCGTATCCAAAATCCGCCATGGGAGAAGGAAAGATAGGAGAGACCCAGATAGCATTGATGCCCAGCCATTGCAGGTAATCGAGGCGTTGGCGAATACCGGTTAAGTCGCCAATGCCATCACCGGTGCTGTCCTGAAACGAGCGAGGGTATATTTGATAGATAATGCCTTTCTGCCACCACAGGTACTTCTGATTCTCCTTGCTCATAACAATGCGCTTTATACTTGGTAAAATGTTTCTTTGTACGGGATGAAGCAAGGGAGGATATTTCAGGGGATCATTTCACAAGGAGTGCTTTCGTGTAATGCAGCAAAAGTATGGAAAGGGAGGCAGGATGGGCAAGTGCTGCCGCCGGATGATATTTTCTGATAAAGTTGCGTTAAAGGAAGGCAGAACCAGTTATTTTAACAAAAATTTATACCTGAAAACCAGGAAGGTAGCAAAGGAGTATGATTTATTTAGGTGCGTGGGTTTGCAGAAATAAAAACAGCCACTATATTTGCATCACCAAACAGTAGCACGGTCCGTTCGTCTAGGGGTTAGGACTCCAGATTTTCATTCTGGCAACAGGGGTTCGATTCCCCTACGGACTACTAAAAAGCCCTTCAGTTAATTCTGAAGGGCTTTTTTATTGTTAGTGTATACTACAGATTTACCTCCCATCATTCGCTTCCGACATTTTGATCATTAGCCTAGCAATCGCTTTTATACTTCAGTTTCGAATCTTTACAACTAAACAACAGCAATGCTCAAATTATCTTCAAAAGTTTTTTTCTTGAATTAAGGCAGCTAGGAGAGGGAAGTGCTACTACCAGAGCAATCCAGTACGCAACTGTCAGATGCACCAAGTTAGAATCTACGTTGCCTTATTACCGGACTAGGTTGATCTCAATCAAATTCCGACTTCAAAAAGTCATGCCTCGTTTTCCCTAACAACTTTAAACATTCTTGCCTGAAAGATGTAGTACTACCATCATTCTGACCAATTTTGTTCATGAGATTTCTACTTCTTATTGCTTTTCTGCTCCCCGTAGTCTCGTTTGCGCAGACGGGAATCATTACAGGAACTGTGCGCGACCGCAATACGCAGGAGCCGTTAATAGGCGTGTCGGTGCAGGTAACAGGTAGCCAGTTGGGTACTATAACCAATGAACAAGGCTCCTTTAAGCTCGAGAATATACCGGTGGGCAGCTATACGGTTCAAAGTGCTTATATAGGGTATCAGCCGCAAACCCGGTTTAATGTGAATGTAACAGCCGGAAATATACAGATACTGAACTTTGAGCTGGCACCCACCTCCAATGAGTTGCAACAGGTAGAAGTGGTGGCAAACCGTAGGCAAAGTGCCGCTGTGGCCGACCTGGTTACACCGCTATCAGTGCAGAGTTTATCGGCAGAGGAGATGCGAAGCAATCCCGGCGGAAATTTTGACATTTCGAAAGTGGTGCAGGTACTCCCGGGTGTTGCCTCTAACGGCACGGGCGGCGGCAGTCGAAACGACCTGATCATACGCGGTGGCGCTCCCAATGAGAATGTCTATTACCTCGATGGTATCGAGATACCGCTTATCAACCACTTCACGACGCAAGGCAGCGCCGGCGGAGCTACCGGCATCCTGAACGTTTCGTTTATAGAAGATCTGAAAGTAAGCTCTTCGGCTTTCGATGCACGCTACAACAATGCGCTGTCGGCTGTGTTTGAATTCAAAGAGCGGTACGGCAATCCTGAACGGTTTTCCGGGAATGTACGGTTAAGCGGCTCTGAATTTGCGACAACCTTAGAAGGACCCGTAGGTGCCAAAACCACCTACCTGGTTTCAGCAAGAAGGTCTTACCTGCAGTTTCTTTTCAAGCTACTCGACCTGCCTATCCGCCCAAACTACTGGGACTTCCAGTACAAAATAGACCACAAGTTAAACGAGAAGACTTCGATCTCCTATATAGGCGTAGGGGCTATAGATGACTTCTCCTTTGGGGTGCCCCGCGAAAGCACACCGGAAAATGAATACATTCTGCGTTCTACGCCCTACATCAACCAGTGGAACTACACCACCGGAATTGCGGTGAAAAGACTGGTGCAGGATGGGTACGTGAACCTGGCCCTGAGCCGTAATGCCTTCGACAATAGCCTGTACAAGTATGAAGCTGCGGAAGAAGGCGAGAACCGTTCCTTTACCCTGAACACCAATTCCAGCGAAACAGAAAATAAACTGCGCCTGGATATAAATAAGTATAAAAATGGCTGGCGCTATGCCTATGGGGTGTCAGGGCAGTATGTGCAGTTTAAAAACGAAATCTTCAGCGTGATCAGGAAAGAGCTGCGCGATGAGCAGAATAACGTGGTGCAGCCCGGCGTAACGCTGAATTATATTACTGATCTGGACTTTCTGCGTTATGGCGCTTTCGGGCAGGTGTCTAAAACAGTGCTGAATGAAAAGCTGGGTTTATCACTCGGTATCCGTACCGATATGAATTCCTTTACCGAAGAGGGCAATAACCCACTTAAAACCCTCTCACCACGCCTGGCTGTTACTTACCTGTTAAACAAAAAATGGACGCTCAATGCGTCATCCGGTATTTACTACAAACTGCCAGTTTATACGGTGCTGGGATATAAACAAGACGGTCTATTTCTCAACAAACAGGCAGACTATACCCGGTCAGTGCATTACGTAATCGGCACCGAGTTTCTGCCGCGCCTGGATCTGCGCTTTACCCTGGAAGGCTTTTACAAGAAATACAGCAACTACCCGGTATCTGTAAGAGATGGTATTTCGCTGGCAAACCAAGGCGGCGAATTTGGGGCTATCGGCAACGAAGCCATCGGGACAAATGGCAAAGGCAGAGCCTACGGCGCAGAGTTTTACCTGCAGAAAAAACTGACAAATACCGTATTCGGGGTGCTGTCTTATACCTATGTGGTGAGCAAGTTTGCCGGGTTAGATGAGAAGTATATTTCCAGCGCCTGGGATAACCGCCACCTGGTATCAGGCTTGCTCGGCAAAAAGTTGCCGCGCAACTGGGAGCTTGGAATCAAGTACCGGTATGCTGGTGGTGCGCCTTCTACGCCGTTTGACCTGGAAGCTTCCCGCCGAAACTATGCTTCGCTGGGAGTGGGCATTCTGGATTACACTAGGTTAAACTCCGAGCGCCTGGATCCGTTCAGCCAGCTCGACGTGCGAATAGATAAGAAGTGGAATTTCAACCAGGTTACGCTGGATCTGTTCCTGGATGTGGCCAATGTGCTTGCCAGCAACACCCCGGGCTTCGCGCGCTACACGTTTCAGCGTAACGAAGACAACACCGGATTTGCCACTTCGGACGGCAGCCCGCTGCAACCGGATGGCAGCAACGCCCTACCTGTGATCCTGGAAAACAATGACGGGAATTTGGTGCCTACGATCGGGTTCATTGTAGAATTCTAGCCTTTTGCCTAACGAGCACTTTTCCTGAAAACCCCTGTCCGATGAAAAATGTGAAGACGCTGTCCATACTCAATGCCATTTGTTTCCTGTTGCACCTGGTGCCCTCACAGCTCACGCAACTCAAGCTGATCAATAACCAAACGATAGGCGAGGTATCAGATAAGTACCCGGCGCTTTTCACTCCTGCCGGTATTACTTTCGCGATTTGGGGAGTGATTTATCTCGCCCTAACTGCTTTCTGCCTCTATCACCTGGTAAAAGCCTACAAAGCGTCGGCAGTGCATGAAGCCAATGTCGATCTGCAGCGGCTGGGCTATCTGTTCATGGCAAACAACATCGCCACCGGCCTCTGGACCATCGCCTGGGTAAGCGAATGGCTGATCGTTTCGGTAGTGCTCATATTAGTACAACTTGTAACGCTGCTGGCTATTCATCTTCGTTTGGGTATTTTTGATACAACCCGCTCCGCAGCCTCCAAATGGTTTACGCAGGTGCCCCTCAGCTTATACTTTGGCTGGATCATCATCGCCACAGTGGCCAACATCAGCGCTGCCCTGGTGGGCTTAGGCTGGAATGGTTTCGGACTAAATGAAGGCGTCTGGACCATCACCATGATCATCGCAGCCTCGCTCATTGTATTGTTCATCGTCTATAGCAGGTCAAATCCTTTTGTGGGCCTGGTAGGCGTGTGGGCATTCTATGGTATCATAC from Pontibacter liquoris includes the following:
- a CDS encoding TonB-dependent receptor — encoded protein: MRFLLLIAFLLPVVSFAQTGIITGTVRDRNTQEPLIGVSVQVTGSQLGTITNEQGSFKLENIPVGSYTVQSAYIGYQPQTRFNVNVTAGNIQILNFELAPTSNELQQVEVVANRRQSAAVADLVTPLSVQSLSAEEMRSNPGGNFDISKVVQVLPGVASNGTGGGSRNDLIIRGGAPNENVYYLDGIEIPLINHFTTQGSAGGATGILNVSFIEDLKVSSSAFDARYNNALSAVFEFKERYGNPERFSGNVRLSGSEFATTLEGPVGAKTTYLVSARRSYLQFLFKLLDLPIRPNYWDFQYKIDHKLNEKTSISYIGVGAIDDFSFGVPRESTPENEYILRSTPYINQWNYTTGIAVKRLVQDGYVNLALSRNAFDNSLYKYEAAEEGENRSFTLNTNSSETENKLRLDINKYKNGWRYAYGVSGQYVQFKNEIFSVIRKELRDEQNNVVQPGVTLNYITDLDFLRYGAFGQVSKTVLNEKLGLSLGIRTDMNSFTEEGNNPLKTLSPRLAVTYLLNKKWTLNASSGIYYKLPVYTVLGYKQDGLFLNKQADYTRSVHYVIGTEFLPRLDLRFTLEGFYKKYSNYPVSVRDGISLANQGGEFGAIGNEAIGTNGKGRAYGAEFYLQKKLTNTVFGVLSYTYVVSKFAGLDEKYISSAWDNRHLVSGLLGKKLPRNWELGIKYRYAGGAPSTPFDLEASRRNYASLGVGILDYTRLNSERLDPFSQLDVRIDKKWNFNQVTLDLFLDVANVLASNTPGFARYTFQRNEDNTGFATSDGSPLQPDGSNALPVILENNDGNLVPTIGFIVEF
- a CDS encoding alpha-amylase family glycosyl hydrolase, with the protein product MSKENQKYLWWQKGIIYQIYPRSFQDSTGDGIGDLTGIRQRLDYLQWLGINAIWVSPIFPSPMADFGYDISDYCGIHSLFGSMADFDLLLQEVHQRDMKLILDLVPNHTSDQHPWFLASRSSRDNPKRDWYIWENPGSNGKEPNNWLSMFGGSGWEWDEKTQQYYYHAFLKEQPDLNWRNPEVQEAMLQVMRFWLEKGVDGFRIDVMWHMIKDKQLRNNPENPNYQPHMATYEKLIPAFSTDQPEVHTIVQMMRKVMDSYEERMMIGEIYLPIQKLMTYYGTDGKGAHLPFNFLLLQSRWDAREIAAAIDQYEGALPPDGWPNWVLGNHDQPRITSRVGKSQARVAALLLLTLRGTPTVYYGDEIGMRDVPIPPDEVQDPQGLNMPDLNLSRDPERTPMQWSSAAGAGFTTGKPWLRLPAAYRRVNVEAQRQKPYSMLSLYRRLIALRQQEPALNVGTYAPVYSDQQMLAYTRNHGDTCFLILLNLTHRPCYFRPAHYSFSGKIELATSPELEGTVVSNTVSMGGDEGYIIRLQNSAS